The following proteins are co-located in the Bordetella bronchialis genome:
- the miaA gene encoding tRNA (adenosine(37)-N6)-dimethylallyltransferase MiaA, with protein sequence MTASPILCLTGPTAAGKSAATLALARRWPLEIVNVDSATIYRGMDIGTAKPSAQERASVPQHLLDIRDPAQAYSAAEFRADALRLIDDIRARGRVPLLAGGTMLYFKALRDGLDDLPSADPVLRASLEARAAEIGWPAMHDELARLDPVTAARLAPNDSQRIQRALEICIVSGQPMSALLRRAADRPSGPGANHRYITISLEPSDRAVLHDRIARRFDLMLRQGLVEEVRALRARGDLHTALPSVRCVGYRQIWSHLDGEIDLATAREQGIAATRQLAKRQITWLRALPDRTVVDCLAPDAAARVEAACARILDAPQGR encoded by the coding sequence ATGACGGCCTCCCCCATACTTTGCCTGACCGGCCCCACGGCGGCCGGCAAGAGCGCCGCCACGCTGGCGCTCGCGCGGCGCTGGCCGCTGGAAATCGTCAACGTCGATTCCGCCACCATCTATCGCGGCATGGACATCGGCACCGCCAAGCCCAGCGCGCAGGAACGGGCCAGCGTGCCGCAGCACCTGCTCGATATCCGCGACCCGGCGCAGGCCTATTCGGCGGCGGAGTTCCGCGCCGACGCGCTGCGGCTGATCGACGACATCCGCGCACGCGGCCGCGTGCCGCTGCTGGCGGGCGGCACCATGCTGTACTTCAAGGCGCTGCGCGACGGGCTGGACGACCTGCCCTCGGCCGATCCCGTGCTGCGCGCCTCGCTGGAAGCCCGCGCGGCGGAAATCGGCTGGCCCGCCATGCACGACGAGCTGGCGCGCCTGGACCCGGTAACGGCGGCCCGGCTGGCGCCCAATGACAGCCAGCGCATCCAGCGCGCACTGGAGATATGCATCGTCAGCGGACAGCCCATGTCGGCGCTGCTGCGGCGCGCCGCCGACCGTCCTTCTGGCCCCGGGGCGAACCATCGCTACATCACGATCAGCCTGGAGCCCTCGGACCGGGCCGTCCTGCACGACCGCATTGCACGGCGCTTCGACCTGATGCTGCGACAGGGCCTGGTGGAAGAGGTTCGTGCCCTGCGGGCGCGGGGCGATCTGCATACCGCCCTGCCGTCGGTACGCTGCGTGGGCTACCGGCAGATCTGGAGCCACCTGGACGGAGAGATCGACCTGGCCACCGCGCGCGAACAAGGCATCGCCGCCACGCGCCAATTGGCCAAGCGCCAGATCACATGGCTGCGCGCGCTGCCGGACCGTACGGTCGTGGACTGCCTGGCGCCCGACGCGGCCGCGCGGGTCGAGGCGGCCTGTGCGCGCATCCTGGACGCGCCGCAGGGCCGGTAG